One window from the genome of Populus alba chromosome 15, ASM523922v2, whole genome shotgun sequence encodes:
- the LOC118050974 gene encoding uncharacterized GPI-anchored protein At4g28100 — MSLNNITFLLLLALFPLPLPGLPNPDAATIQPFKPNPSPPATIPASPEQSNLAGCPLDLPNELFHGINSACGSGSSATGHLHRTRCCPVLAAWLYSAYSATALGRANKVIPATDTGRSPSYDMPLLPDDSETCVDGLSKGLKEKGIELVKPNETCDVVYCYCGIRLHPLSCPEAFSLNRKGKLVGDKRVEKLERNCLSNSNNVNGFPGLGGCSKCLNSLYLLNNKKALNSSKSEDRTTKMHNKDCQLMGLTWLLAKNRSAYIHTVTAVLRAMMMSTDGSDPRSCTLNSDGMPLAVDSSEISNNSLSISHQAPIYVTIAVICLLSLLHLVPSAIF; from the exons ATGTCCCTAAACAACATAACTTTCCTCTTGTTGCTCGCTCTCTTTCCTCTTCCCCTTCCGGGTCTGCCCAACCCGGACGCGGCGACAATTCAACCATTTAAACCGAACCCATCACCACCAGCAACAATCCCTGCATCCCCTGAACAATCCAACCTTGCTGGTTGCCCATTGGACCTTCCCAATGAGCTCTTTCATGGCATTAATTCAGCCTGTGGCAGTGGCTCCTCTGCAACTGGGCACCTCCACCGGACTCGCTGCTGTCCTGTTCTTGCTGCTTGGCTTTACTCTGCTTACTCTGCCACCGCGCTCGGCAGAGCTAACAAAGTAATCCCAGCTACAGATACAGGTCGTTCACCATCGTATGACATGCCGTTGCTTCCTGATGATTCTGAGACCTGTGTTGATGGGCTCTCAAAAGGGTTGAAAGAGAAAGGCATAGAATTGGTTAAGCCTAATGAGACTTGTGATGTTGTGTATTGTTATTGTGGTATCAGACTGCATCCTTTGAGTTGTCCTGAAGCTTTTTCTTTGAACCGAAAGGGAAAGCTTGTTGGTGACAAGAGAGTTgagaaattagaaagaaattgCTTGAGTAATAGCAATAATGTGAATGGATTTCCTGGTCTCGGTGGCTGCTCTAAGTGCTTAAACAGTCTTTATTTg CTTAACAACAAGAAGGCTTTAAATTCAAGCAAATCAGAGGATAGGACCACAAAAATGCACAACAAGGATTGCCAGCTGATGGGTCTCACATGGCTACTTGCGAAGAATCGCTCGGCTTACATCCACACAGTTACTGCAGTCTTACGAGCTATGATGATGAGCACAGACGGTTCTGATCCAAGGTCGTGCACCCTTAACAGTGATGGAATGCCTCTAGCCGTTGATTCTTCTGAAATCTCCAACAATTCTTTGTCAATCTCCCATCAAGCTCCCATCTACGTAACCATTGCTGTAATTTGCTTGTTAAGTCTTCTACACCTTGTACCATCCGCCATTTTTTAG
- the LOC118050975 gene encoding protein MOTHER of FT and TFL1: protein MAASVDPLVVGRVIGDVVDMFVPAVKMSVYYGSKHVSNGCDIKPSLSVDPPKVTISGHSDELYTLVMTDPDAPSPSEPRMREWVHWIVADIPGGTNPTRGKEILSYVGPRPPVGIHRYILVLFQQKMPLGSMVEPPQNRSHFNTRLYAAHLDLGLPVATVYFNAQKEPANKRR from the exons aTGGCCGCCTCTGTTGATCCTCTTGTTGTTGGTCGTGTGATTGGCGATGTGGTTGATATGTTTGTCCCTGCTGTAAAAATGTCTGTTTATTATGGATCAAAGCATGTTAGCAATGGGTGCGATATTAAGCCTTCTTTGTCCGTGGACCCTCCCAAAGTGACCATTTCTGGCCACTCTGACGAGCTTTACACTCTG GTGATGACTGATCCTGATGCACCCAGCCCTAGTGAACCCAGAATGCGAGAGTGGGTTCATTG GATCGTTGCGGACATTCCTGGGGGCACAAACCCTACTCGAG GGAAAGAGATCCTTTCCTATGTTGGGCCTCGTCCGCCGGTGGGGATTCATCGCTACATACTGGTGCTTTTCCAGCAGAAGATGCCGCTGGGGAGCATGGTGGAACCACCGCAGAACCGCTCTCATTTCAACACTCGACTCTATGCTGCGCATTTGGACCTGGGCCTGCCTGTCGCCACCGTCTACTTCAATGCTCAGAAGGAGCCAGCCAATAAGAGGCGCTAA